In Reinekea thalattae, a genomic segment contains:
- a CDS encoding hybrid sensor histidine kinase/response regulator: protein MNPKLEKPSAQEAKNSIHRVGRQYNQWVADQTLEDFALRFTARKARHMSIRVVGTTALGATAFLALESLAAAVTFGYGTVNAVAAILAVAIIFFITGFPISRYSAKYGLDIDLLTRGAGFGYLGSTITSLIYATFTFIFFAIEASILSSALHFLFGIPMSLAYVICALVVIPIVMRGITAISKFQVGTQALWLALQLAALVVVLVFDWREFNSWASYTPEHLPDAHRFNWLYFGAASSVLFALIAQIGEQVDYLRFMPEKTEKNKRQWWFWLVLAGPGWVFIGVAKMLLGSFLAHSALMKGVPILEAGDPTKMYQRVFEYFVYSERIALILAAVMVIISQMKINLTNAYAGSIAWSNFFSRLTHTHPGRVVWLVFNVMLALLLMELGVHKVLESILSVFAFVAVSWLCCVSADLLINKPLGLSPKHIEFRRGYLFDINPVGFVSMFVAAFVGFAFYMGWFGEPVRTLGHFATIIVCFVMVPLLAWLTKGKYYLARQPEDLSQPSCQCGVCENTFEKEDMLFCPAYQSHICSLCCSLDSRCLDQCKDTSSGFTPLLVIVPRYIRNLLLGWTGRFFAWFIVVNAAMAALLSLVYQHMTLQSQRELPYLENGLLTLFFILMIINGVVIWLFLLAHESRKNAQQESNQQTKKLMQEIQAHELTDAALQNAKELAENASAAKSRYLSGISHELRTPLQSILGYTQLLKERQDTPSTHQKSLDSIHRGGQYLSDLIEGLLDVSKIEAGKLELHQTVVNFPELVYQISEMFHMKAAAKGLPFNLNVQDVLPGWVKTDEKRLRQVLINLLSNAIKYTDKGAVDFEIRYRTQVAEFIVRDTGCGIPADQHERIFSPFERIQRDDSKSVSGTGLGLTIVKLLVEVMGGDLQLKSELNKGSEFKVSLMLPWVQGDIHELDNQESIVGYQADKKSIFIIDDDTYVREMLTDLLQPLGFDIHCAENGRDCLNRLDQLSSDLFIIDVSMPGMNGFELAKELRLQRVSQPILMLSANAQVPPENFKKQYGYSDYLIKPIRNQALLDAISFHLNISWQTTAKSLSNLQAKHSRRPIQIVDSPELAELISASEIGFKRGILEALKTLRTKALISEEQFARLSDHAESMQFNRIKEDIEVI, encoded by the coding sequence ATGAATCCAAAGCTAGAAAAACCGTCAGCCCAAGAGGCTAAAAACAGCATTCATCGGGTCGGCAGACAGTATAACCAGTGGGTTGCGGATCAAACCTTAGAAGATTTCGCGCTCCGTTTTACCGCGCGTAAAGCCCGCCATATGAGTATCCGAGTGGTGGGTACCACAGCATTAGGCGCAACCGCTTTTTTAGCGCTGGAGAGTTTGGCCGCGGCGGTAACCTTTGGCTACGGTACTGTGAATGCCGTTGCTGCTATCCTTGCTGTGGCGATTATCTTTTTTATTACTGGCTTTCCTATCAGTCGTTATTCGGCCAAATATGGTTTGGATATTGATTTACTCACTCGCGGTGCTGGCTTTGGCTATTTAGGTTCAACCATTACCTCGCTGATTTATGCCACTTTCACCTTTATCTTTTTTGCCATCGAAGCATCGATTTTAAGTTCGGCCTTGCACTTCCTATTTGGCATTCCTATGTCGTTAGCCTATGTCATTTGCGCCTTAGTCGTTATACCTATTGTGATGCGTGGCATTACTGCTATCAGTAAATTTCAAGTCGGCACTCAGGCATTATGGTTAGCACTACAGCTGGCAGCCCTAGTTGTGGTGCTGGTATTTGATTGGCGAGAATTTAACAGCTGGGCAAGCTATACGCCCGAACATTTACCGGATGCACATCGCTTTAATTGGCTGTATTTCGGTGCTGCGTCGTCGGTGTTATTTGCCCTTATTGCACAGATTGGTGAGCAGGTCGATTACTTGCGATTTATGCCAGAAAAAACCGAAAAAAATAAAAGACAATGGTGGTTTTGGTTAGTGCTGGCTGGGCCGGGTTGGGTATTTATTGGTGTTGCAAAAATGTTATTGGGTTCCTTTTTAGCGCATTCGGCGTTGATGAAAGGTGTGCCGATTCTTGAGGCTGGTGATCCAACAAAAATGTACCAGCGAGTGTTTGAATACTTTGTTTATTCTGAACGGATTGCGTTAATTCTTGCTGCGGTTATGGTGATTATTTCGCAAATGAAAATTAACCTGACCAATGCTTATGCAGGCTCTATTGCTTGGTCGAACTTTTTTTCTCGATTGACCCATACGCACCCGGGCAGAGTCGTTTGGTTAGTGTTTAACGTTATGCTTGCCTTACTGCTCATGGAGTTGGGCGTACATAAGGTTTTAGAGTCTATTTTAAGTGTATTTGCTTTTGTAGCGGTCAGCTGGTTGTGTTGTGTTTCGGCGGATTTATTAATTAACAAGCCTTTAGGTCTAAGCCCTAAACATATTGAGTTTCGCCGAGGTTATTTATTCGATATTAACCCCGTTGGTTTTGTTTCGATGTTTGTCGCTGCTTTTGTTGGCTTTGCTTTTTATATGGGCTGGTTTGGCGAGCCAGTTCGAACGCTGGGGCACTTTGCCACCATCATCGTTTGTTTTGTCATGGTGCCTTTACTGGCATGGCTAACGAAAGGTAAGTATTACTTAGCGCGACAGCCTGAAGATCTTTCTCAGCCGAGTTGCCAATGTGGTGTTTGTGAAAATACCTTTGAGAAAGAAGATATGCTGTTTTGCCCAGCCTATCAAAGCCATATTTGTTCTCTTTGTTGCTCTTTGGATTCACGCTGTTTAGATCAGTGCAAAGATACCTCTTCCGGTTTTACACCATTACTGGTGATTGTTCCGCGCTACATTCGTAACCTATTGCTCGGTTGGACAGGGCGGTTTTTTGCCTGGTTTATCGTGGTTAATGCGGCAATGGCGGCACTGCTTTCTTTGGTTTATCAACACATGACACTGCAAAGCCAGCGCGAATTACCCTATTTAGAAAACGGTCTATTAACACTGTTTTTTATCTTAATGATTATCAACGGTGTGGTGATTTGGTTATTTTTATTAGCGCACGAATCACGAAAAAATGCGCAACAGGAGTCGAACCAACAAACCAAAAAGCTGATGCAAGAAATACAGGCACACGAACTAACCGATGCCGCGCTACAAAATGCTAAAGAGTTAGCAGAAAATGCCAGTGCAGCAAAAAGCCGTTATCTTTCTGGTATTAGCCATGAATTACGCACGCCGCTGCAATCTATTTTAGGCTATACCCAATTACTTAAAGAACGACAAGATACACCCTCGACTCACCAAAAAAGTTTGGATTCTATACATCGTGGCGGTCAATATTTGTCCGATCTAATAGAAGGCTTGTTAGACGTTTCTAAGATTGAAGCGGGTAAGCTAGAACTGCATCAAACGGTGGTTAATTTCCCAGAATTGGTGTATCAAATTTCTGAAATGTTTCATATGAAAGCCGCAGCCAAGGGGCTGCCGTTTAATCTTAATGTGCAGGATGTCTTGCCTGGTTGGGTGAAAACCGATGAAAAGCGCTTACGCCAAGTGCTGATCAACCTATTATCAAATGCGATTAAATACACTGATAAAGGCGCAGTTGATTTTGAAATTCGCTATCGAACTCAAGTGGCGGAGTTTATTGTCCGTGATACTGGCTGTGGTATTCCTGCCGACCAGCATGAGCGCATATTTTCACCCTTTGAGCGTATTCAACGGGACGATAGCAAGTCGGTGTCTGGCACAGGCTTAGGCTTGACCATTGTTAAGCTGCTGGTTGAAGTGATGGGCGGTGATTTGCAGCTTAAATCGGAACTCAACAAAGGCAGCGAATTTAAAGTTTCTTTGATGTTGCCTTGGGTTCAGGGGGATATTCATGAGCTGGATAATCAAGAATCTATCGTTGGTTATCAGGCTGATAAGAAAAGTATTTTTATTATCGATGATGATACTTATGTTCGTGAAATGCTCACCGATCTATTGCAGCCTTTAGGCTTTGATATTCACTGTGCCGAAAACGGACGTGATTGTTTAAACCGATTGGATCAGCTAAGCAGTGATTTATTTATTATCGATGTCTCAATGCCTGGCATGAATGGATTTGAACTGGCCAAAGAATTAAGGTTGCAACGCGTGTCACAACCGATTTTAATGTTGTCGGCGAATGCACAGGTTCCGCCAGAAAACTTTAAAAAACAATACGGCTATTCCGATTATTTGATTAAGCCGATACGTAACCAAGCCTTATTGGATGCCATTAGTTTTCATTTGAATATTAGTTGGCAGACCACGGCCAAATCACTTTCAAACCTACAGGCTAAGCATAGTCGGCGGCCTATACAGATCGTCGATAGTCCGGAACTTGCCGAGCTGATCAGTGCGTCTGAGATCGGCTTTAAAAGAGGGATTTTAGAAGCACTTAAAACCTTAAGGACTAAGGCGTTAATATCAGAAGAGCAATTTGCACGTCTGAGCGATCATGCTGAGTCGATGCAATTTAATCGGATCAAAGAGGATATTGAGGTTATTTAG
- the urtB gene encoding urea ABC transporter permease subunit UrtB has translation MNRYRCHYLLSNSLKLLFGFLLFVFSSFSYSQTIAELHHELTNVTLSKTKSVLEKIVQTDDETNLHLFETMLAGNLYFDTSDHSLLVLEKVDGVEQIKDFYSAEVRAIDRSDAKKIRVNNALRTYLRASIARIQLTAKDDTVRKEAVESLYKKVDKTTFATVVELRSQETNKAVQSAMDLLIDMNDAQFNKNEQQRIAAINRLAKSLEPAVRNMLVTIANQTEVPKVAAAATQALQTIEAKIGFYNKLDTVFFGLSLGSILLLASIGLAITFGVMGVINMAHGEMIMLGAYTTYVVQLLMPNHIDQSIIVAIPLAFTVSALVGIVIERGVIQFLHGRPLETLLATFGISLILQQLVRSIFSPLNRQVNTPSWMSGSVEINPVLFITLNRLYIFFFALIVFAALLVILRKTSLGLNVRAVSQNRNMARALGIKTARVDALTFGLGSGIAGIAGVALSQLTNVGPNLGQSYIIDSFMVVVFGGVGNLFGTLVAAFTLGIANKLFEPMVGAVLSSILVLVFIILFIQKRPKGLFPQKGRAAE, from the coding sequence ATGAATCGATACCGCTGTCATTACCTACTAAGTAACAGTCTAAAATTATTATTCGGTTTTTTACTGTTCGTCTTTTCTAGTTTTTCTTATTCGCAAACCATTGCAGAATTACACCATGAATTAACCAACGTAACGCTCAGTAAAACCAAGTCAGTGCTTGAAAAAATAGTACAGACCGATGATGAAACGAACCTGCATTTATTTGAGACCATGTTGGCAGGCAACCTTTACTTTGATACATCTGATCACTCCTTGTTGGTATTAGAGAAGGTCGATGGTGTTGAACAAATTAAAGACTTCTATAGCGCCGAAGTACGGGCTATTGATCGCTCCGATGCAAAAAAAATCCGAGTCAATAACGCGTTACGTACCTATTTAAGAGCCAGTATTGCGCGTATTCAACTAACAGCTAAAGATGACACCGTGCGCAAAGAGGCTGTTGAGTCGTTATATAAAAAAGTTGATAAAACAACCTTTGCAACCGTTGTTGAACTGCGTAGCCAAGAGACTAACAAGGCGGTTCAGTCGGCAATGGATTTACTGATTGATATGAACGATGCTCAGTTCAACAAAAATGAGCAGCAACGTATCGCAGCGATTAACCGATTGGCGAAAAGCCTAGAACCTGCAGTCAGAAATATGCTGGTCACTATCGCTAATCAAACAGAGGTGCCAAAGGTTGCAGCCGCGGCAACGCAAGCGTTACAAACAATCGAAGCAAAAATAGGCTTTTATAACAAACTCGACACAGTATTTTTTGGCTTAAGTTTGGGCTCTATTTTGTTGTTAGCCTCAATTGGCTTAGCCATTACCTTTGGCGTAATGGGTGTTATTAATATGGCCCATGGCGAAATGATTATGCTCGGTGCTTACACCACTTACGTGGTTCAACTACTGATGCCCAATCACATTGATCAGTCCATTATTGTTGCGATACCGCTGGCATTTACCGTTTCTGCGTTAGTTGGCATTGTGATTGAACGAGGCGTTATTCAATTTTTGCATGGCCGACCGTTAGAAACGCTATTAGCAACCTTTGGTATTAGCCTTATTTTGCAACAGTTGGTAAGAAGCATATTTTCTCCACTCAATCGACAGGTCAATACGCCTAGCTGGATGAGTGGTTCGGTTGAAATTAATCCGGTTTTGTTTATTACCTTAAACCGTCTTTATATTTTCTTTTTTGCGCTCATCGTCTTTGCTGCCTTGCTCGTAATTTTAAGAAAAACATCGCTTGGCTTAAATGTACGGGCGGTTTCGCAAAATCGAAATATGGCTCGCGCACTGGGGATAAAAACCGCTCGGGTCGACGCTCTAACCTTTGGTCTCGGTTCTGGCATTGCCGGAATTGCAGGTGTTGCCTTGAGTCAGTTAACCAATGTTGGCCCTAACTTAGGCCAAAGCTACATTATCGACTCCTTTATGGTGGTGGTTTTTGGTGGCGTTGGTAATTTATTCGGCACTCTGGTTGCTGCCTTCACGCTGGGTATTGCCAATAAATTATTTGAACCGATGGTTGGCGCAGTGCTGTCCAGCATTTTGGTGTTGGTGTTTATTATTCTATTTATTCAAAAACGCCCTAAAGGCCTGTTTCCACAAAAAGGGAGGGCGGCTGAATGA
- a CDS encoding response regulator transcription factor: protein MSIELTGKLALVVDDSPDALSFVHDALEASGIDVLVALEGKQAISIVKKMKPDIILLDALMPQMDGFETCRQLKSDKALAAIPVIFMTGLTDTKDIVKGLEAGGVDYLTKPVKPDELIARIKVHLTNASLTRAAYSALDQNGQMMMAVNSQGEQLWSTPQAYTLLSKAGLRSEQSWQLFSQQLAQWLANKPNVGYQLQLENPDYRLAVRLMFDHESEWVLRLIDGERPTGSELLRNQLEITERESEVLYWLANGKANREIAEILSMSPRTVNKHLEQIYVKLNVDNRTSAAGIALKIFAQENALL, encoded by the coding sequence ATGTCTATTGAATTAACTGGCAAGCTCGCATTAGTCGTCGACGATTCGCCGGATGCATTGTCTTTTGTACACGATGCCCTTGAAGCCTCAGGTATCGATGTTTTAGTTGCCTTAGAGGGCAAGCAAGCCATCAGCATTGTTAAAAAAATGAAGCCCGACATCATTTTGCTCGATGCATTAATGCCGCAAATGGATGGTTTTGAAACTTGCCGACAATTAAAGTCAGATAAAGCATTAGCCGCCATTCCTGTTATTTTTATGACCGGCCTGACCGATACCAAAGACATTGTCAAAGGCTTAGAGGCGGGCGGTGTCGACTACCTAACCAAACCAGTCAAACCGGATGAATTGATCGCTCGTATCAAGGTGCATCTGACTAACGCGAGCCTAACCCGAGCAGCTTATTCTGCATTGGATCAGAACGGCCAAATGATGATGGCAGTAAATAGTCAGGGTGAACAACTTTGGTCAACGCCTCAGGCCTATACGCTCTTGAGTAAAGCGGGTTTAAGGAGTGAGCAGAGTTGGCAATTGTTTTCTCAGCAATTGGCGCAATGGCTCGCCAATAAACCCAATGTGGGTTACCAGCTCCAGCTTGAAAACCCCGACTATCGATTAGCGGTTCGGCTAATGTTTGATCACGAAAGCGAATGGGTATTGCGGTTAATTGACGGTGAACGGCCAACCGGATCAGAGCTATTACGCAACCAGTTAGAGATTACTGAGCGAGAATCGGAAGTTTTATATTGGCTGGCCAATGGTAAGGCAAATCGCGAAATCGCTGAAATATTATCGATGAGTCCTCGCACCGTGAACAAACACCTAGAGCAGATCTACGTTAAATTAAATGTCGATAATCGCACTAGCGCCGCAGGCATTGCACTCAAAATATTTGCCCAAGAGAACGCATTGCTTTAA
- the urtA gene encoding urea ABC transporter substrate-binding protein: MKLKTVLTGAAFAVSATIAATAYAADTIKVGVLHSLSGTMAISETTLKDTVLMMIEEQNKKGGLLGKQLEAVVVDPASNWPLFAEKGRELITQEKVDVIFGSWTSVSRKSVLPVLEELNGLMFYPVQYEGEESSKNVFYTGAAPNQQAIPAVDYLMNDLEVERWVLAGTDYVYPRTTNKILEAYLESKGVAKEDIMINYTPFGHSDWQSIIADIKKFGSEGKKTAVVSTINGDANVPFYKELGNQGVSAEDIPVVAFSVGEEELSGFDTAPLVGHLAAWNYFQSVESDANTAFIKKWKAFAGEDRVTNDPMEATYIGFNLWVNAVEKAGTTDVDAVEQAIIGLSVPNLTGGTATMGANHHLTKPVLIGEIQDDGQFEVVWETDGEVAGDAWSDFLPESAKLIADWTAPIKCGNYNTETGVCSGQNY; this comes from the coding sequence ATGAAACTTAAAACTGTACTAACAGGTGCAGCCTTTGCCGTCTCTGCGACTATCGCTGCGACAGCATACGCTGCAGACACAATCAAAGTGGGTGTGCTGCATTCACTTTCTGGCACCATGGCTATCTCAGAAACGACATTGAAAGACACCGTTCTGATGATGATCGAAGAGCAAAATAAAAAGGGTGGTTTATTGGGCAAGCAACTTGAAGCAGTTGTTGTTGACCCTGCATCCAACTGGCCTCTTTTTGCCGAAAAAGGGCGCGAGTTAATCACTCAAGAAAAGGTCGATGTTATCTTTGGTAGCTGGACATCGGTTTCTCGAAAATCGGTATTGCCGGTTCTTGAAGAGCTAAATGGATTGATGTTCTACCCAGTACAGTACGAAGGCGAAGAGAGTTCTAAAAATGTTTTCTATACCGGCGCTGCGCCAAACCAACAGGCGATTCCAGCGGTAGATTACCTGATGAATGACCTTGAAGTTGAGCGCTGGGTATTGGCCGGTACCGACTATGTTTACCCTCGTACCACCAATAAAATTTTAGAAGCTTACCTTGAGTCTAAGGGCGTAGCGAAAGAAGACATCATGATCAACTATACGCCATTTGGTCATTCCGATTGGCAGTCGATCATTGCCGATATCAAAAAATTTGGTAGCGAAGGCAAAAAAACAGCGGTTGTTTCTACCATTAATGGCGATGCAAACGTGCCATTCTATAAAGAGTTAGGCAACCAGGGTGTTTCTGCTGAAGACATTCCAGTAGTGGCATTCTCAGTGGGTGAAGAAGAGTTGTCTGGTTTCGATACCGCGCCTTTAGTCGGTCACTTAGCGGCATGGAACTACTTCCAGTCAGTAGAAAGTGACGCCAATACTGCCTTTATCAAAAAATGGAAAGCCTTTGCTGGTGAAGATCGTGTCACCAATGACCCAATGGAAGCGACTTACATCGGTTTCAATCTTTGGGTAAATGCCGTAGAAAAAGCTGGCACCACCGATGTTGATGCAGTTGAGCAAGCGATCATTGGCCTGAGCGTACCAAACCTAACCGGCGGTACTGCAACCATGGGTGCAAACCATCACTTAACTAAGCCTGTTTTAATTGGTGAAATCCAAGACGACGGCCAGTTTGAAGTGGTTTGGGAAACAGACGGCGAAGTAGCAGGCGATGCATGGTCAGACTTCTTACCTGAGTCAGCGAAACTGATTGCCGATTGGACAGCCCCAATCAAGTGCGGTAACTACAACACCGAAACAGGTGTTTGTTCTGGACAAAATTACTAG
- the urtC gene encoding urea ABC transporter permease subunit UrtC, which produces MKLFSSIFNFKRSGEPGAVIVPFVALLFVVTLFAALGNLVFPEGSVLHVSTYSITLLGKYLCYAMLALAVDVVWGYCGILSLGHAAFFALGGYGMGMYLMRQIGDRGVYGNALLPDFMVFLNWESLPWYWFGFDHFGFAMLMALLVPALLAFVFGWLAFRSRVTGVYLSIMTQALTYALMLAFFRNEMGFGGNNGLTDFKDILGFSLQSDTTRVVLLAITSLLLSLLLILSHAIMKSRFGKVIVAVRDSESRARFLGYRTERYKVWLFVYSAVIAAIAGVLYVPQIGIINPGEFTPINSIEIVIWVAIGGRGTLVGAVLGALLVNYAKTRLTAIFPEAWLFALGALFVVVTLFLPKGLFGLAGSIRKKLLPSPAAVKEVKS; this is translated from the coding sequence ATGAAGCTATTTTCCAGTATTTTTAACTTTAAACGCTCAGGCGAACCTGGCGCGGTGATTGTGCCGTTTGTGGCCTTGTTATTTGTCGTGACGCTGTTTGCTGCCTTAGGTAATTTAGTGTTTCCAGAAGGCTCTGTGCTGCACGTTTCTACCTACAGCATTACGTTGTTAGGTAAGTATCTGTGCTACGCCATGCTGGCATTAGCAGTGGATGTGGTGTGGGGTTATTGCGGAATTTTAAGTCTAGGTCACGCGGCGTTTTTTGCCTTAGGTGGTTATGGCATGGGCATGTATTTGATGCGCCAAATTGGAGATCGCGGCGTTTATGGTAATGCCTTACTGCCGGACTTTATGGTGTTTTTAAATTGGGAGTCTTTGCCATGGTATTGGTTTGGCTTCGATCACTTTGGCTTTGCTATGTTAATGGCGTTGCTGGTGCCTGCGTTGCTGGCGTTTGTTTTCGGTTGGTTAGCATTCCGCTCACGTGTCACGGGTGTGTACTTATCGATTATGACGCAAGCGCTCACCTATGCCTTAATGTTGGCGTTTTTCCGAAATGAAATGGGCTTTGGTGGAAATAATGGCCTAACGGATTTTAAAGATATTTTAGGCTTTAGTTTGCAAAGCGATACGACTCGAGTGGTGCTGCTCGCTATTACATCCTTGCTGCTGTCGTTATTGCTGATATTAAGTCATGCCATTATGAAATCGCGATTCGGCAAAGTCATTGTCGCAGTGCGAGACAGTGAAAGCCGAGCTCGGTTTTTAGGTTATCGAACCGAGCGCTATAAGGTTTGGCTGTTTGTCTATTCTGCCGTTATCGCCGCGATTGCCGGAGTCCTCTATGTGCCGCAAATTGGCATTATTAATCCCGGTGAATTTACACCCATTAATTCCATCGAAATTGTTATTTGGGTTGCCATTGGCGGGCGTGGCACTTTAGTGGGTGCCGTACTGGGTGCGTTGTTAGTCAATTATGCCAAAACACGGTTAACGGCAATATTTCCAGAGGCGTGGTTATTTGCCTTAGGCGCTTTGTTTGTTGTTGTGACACTTTTTTTGCCAAAAGGTCTGTTCGGTTTAGCAGGTTCAATACGCAAAAAATTATTGCCATCGCCAGCCGCTGTTAAGGAGGTGAAATCATGA
- a CDS encoding CocE/NonD family hydrolase, with amino-acid sequence MKKCDIKEIHHDWLRLPDGTRLAYRAWLPENSDRQPVPAILEYLPYRKNDGTIYRDEITMLKTAQQGYACIRVDIRGTGESEGYFDDEYSPQELQDGVDTIAWIASQPWCDGNVGMVGISWGGFNALQIAALQPQALKAIISQCSTDDRYSDDVHYAGGCLLNDNLDWAGYFWAYALGRAPDARLVGDDWQAIWLDRLNNMPMLALPWLSHQVRDDYWKHASVCEDYNAIKIPVYSISGWSDGYRNAVFRLLENLPGIKKGLVGPWCHAYPNMASPKPSIDYITESVRWWDRWLKNVDNGIEHEPELHYYLQQSVLPQADYDYRAGQWVSEPVWPSENTETETLYFSEHGLHLQAQASDAELSICSPQTVGLQGGNFFVGMRIDKEQPVDQRDDDAGSLVFDSDSLTADKAIAGQMKINLKLCSDQAQANLIVRISDVHPSGEVTRISYGVLNLTHRNSHEQPELLQPNQWYDIALNINHIAYVVPQGHKIRVAISTNYWPLIWPSAHSATLRIAPQSCSLQLPLNNAPEVSSAFADYEETLSFNAQQTKPMVSERTLHTDSETGVITLETLEDFGNDFYQSTQSECEFSIHQLRSIHPLDPLSAKNDIRFHVNMGREGWRSALKARYQMTSDADHFYISANWQAYVDGELIFTKDFTETIKRQFL; translated from the coding sequence ATGAAAAAATGTGACATTAAAGAAATTCACCACGATTGGCTTCGCTTGCCAGATGGAACTCGATTAGCTTACCGCGCTTGGCTGCCTGAAAATTCAGACCGCCAGCCCGTTCCGGCAATTTTAGAATATTTACCCTATCGCAAAAACGACGGTACGATTTATCGCGACGAAATTACCATGCTGAAAACCGCTCAACAGGGTTATGCCTGTATACGGGTAGACATTCGTGGTACCGGTGAGTCTGAAGGTTATTTTGACGATGAATATTCACCGCAAGAGTTGCAAGATGGCGTTGATACCATCGCATGGATTGCAAGCCAGCCTTGGTGTGATGGTAATGTCGGTATGGTTGGCATTTCTTGGGGTGGCTTTAACGCCTTACAAATTGCCGCGCTGCAACCGCAGGCGTTAAAGGCGATTATTAGTCAATGCTCAACCGACGACCGCTACAGTGACGATGTCCACTATGCTGGCGGCTGTTTACTAAACGATAACCTCGACTGGGCCGGTTATTTTTGGGCTTACGCCTTAGGCCGAGCACCGGATGCTCGCCTTGTCGGGGATGACTGGCAGGCTATTTGGTTAGATCGGCTGAACAATATGCCAATGCTGGCGTTGCCTTGGTTGTCTCATCAGGTGCGTGATGATTACTGGAAACATGCCTCTGTTTGTGAAGATTACAACGCGATAAAAATACCGGTATACAGCATTAGCGGTTGGTCAGATGGCTATCGTAATGCGGTGTTTCGGTTGTTGGAAAATCTTCCCGGTATTAAAAAAGGCTTGGTCGGTCCGTGGTGTCATGCTTACCCAAATATGGCGTCGCCTAAGCCTTCTATCGATTACATTACAGAGTCGGTTCGATGGTGGGATCGTTGGCTAAAAAATGTCGACAACGGTATCGAGCACGAACCTGAGCTGCATTATTATTTGCAACAGAGTGTATTACCACAGGCCGATTATGATTATCGCGCTGGTCAATGGGTAAGTGAACCGGTTTGGCCAAGTGAAAATACAGAGACCGAGACGCTGTATTTTTCTGAACATGGATTACACCTTCAAGCGCAAGCAAGTGATGCAGAGTTAAGTATCTGTTCGCCACAAACCGTTGGTCTACAGGGCGGTAATTTTTTTGTTGGTATGCGTATCGATAAAGAGCAGCCAGTTGATCAACGCGACGATGATGCCGGTAGTTTGGTGTTCGACTCAGATAGTTTAACAGCCGACAAAGCCATTGCCGGGCAAATGAAAATCAATTTAAAACTTTGCAGTGATCAGGCTCAAGCCAACTTAATAGTTCGCATCAGCGATGTGCATCCAAGCGGGGAAGTCACTCGCATCAGTTATGGCGTATTAAATTTAACTCACCGAAACAGTCACGAACAGCCTGAGCTTTTACAGCCAAACCAATGGTATGACATTGCATTAAATATAAATCATATTGCCTATGTTGTACCGCAAGGCCATAAAATTAGAGTCGCGATTTCAACCAATTATTGGCCACTGATTTGGCCAAGCGCGCACAGTGCAACATTGCGCATAGCGCCTCAAAGCTGTTCATTGCAGCTGCCGTTGAATAATGCGCCTGAGGTCAGTTCCGCGTTTGCAGACTATGAAGAGACGCTCAGTTTTAATGCCCAACAAACCAAGCCAATGGTCAGTGAACGGACGCTTCATACAGATTCAGAGACAGGCGTGATTACACTGGAAACGCTGGAAGATTTTGGTAATGACTTTTATCAATCGACTCAGAGTGAGTGTGAATTCAGCATTCATCAATTACGTTCCATCCATCCATTAGATCCACTCAGTGCAAAAAATGACATTCGCTTTCATGTCAATATGGGCAGAGAAGGGTGGCGCAGTGCTCTTAAAGCGCGATACCAAATGACCAGTGATGCCGACCATTTTTATATCAGCGCCAACTGGCAAGCCTATGTCGACGGCGAATTGATTTTTACTAAAGACTTTACCGAAACTATTAAGCGCCAGTTTTTGTAA